In one window of Poriferisphaera corsica DNA:
- a CDS encoding DUF3592 domain-containing protein, with the protein MGLLKFSFSKLIKAYMILVGSVMILGLVGGVAVKLYEIQLAWRSDTFQSVEGHVESQTVILSSALGARNQYEPVVRYKYKVEGKEYTGSRIALAREVTFRKREDAKQWLRENIRENKRIEVFYQPNDHSVSTLNTAADLSMYSSLFTALKFASLGIVIAAIFLIPRFKRLFKVKKHQANKLISSK; encoded by the coding sequence ATGGGGCTGTTAAAATTCTCATTTTCAAAGTTGATAAAAGCTTACATGATACTCGTTGGGTCGGTGATGATTTTGGGCTTAGTTGGCGGCGTGGCCGTGAAGCTTTATGAAATACAGCTTGCTTGGCGCTCTGATACATTTCAATCAGTTGAAGGTCATGTAGAATCGCAAACGGTTATCCTCAGCTCTGCTTTGGGCGCTCGGAATCAATACGAACCTGTGGTGCGATATAAGTATAAGGTTGAGGGGAAGGAATATACTGGCAGCCGAATTGCATTGGCGCGTGAGGTAACATTTAGAAAACGAGAAGATGCCAAGCAATGGTTAAGAGAGAATATACGTGAAAACAAACGCATTGAGGTGTTTTACCAACCAAACGACCACTCCGTGAGTACATTAAATACAGCCGCCGACCTATCAATGTATAGCTCTCTATTTACCGCGTTAAAGTTTGCTTCTTTGGGCATCGTGATTGCCGCAATCTTCTTAATACCACGATTTAAACGACTCTTCAAAGTGAAGAAACATCAAGCAAACAAGCTGATTTCATCGAAGTAA
- the thrC gene encoding threonine synthase, with protein MRYISTRGSAELVDFEGALMTGLARDGGLYVPETWPTFSADDLRAMRGLSYPEIAFRVMKPFVSPCIPDEDFKKIIDESYATFVDHSVAPLSQLGPNLWLMELYHGPTLAFKDVAMQVLGRLYDYVLNKRDKRITVVGATSGDTGSAAIEAIRGRSRASIFIMHPNNRTSEVQRRQMTTVDANNVHNIAIEGTFDDCQNLLKAMFNDHDFRDEIKISGVNSINWARIMPQMVYYVAAAVSLGAPDRTINFTVPTGNFGDIFAGYAAKQIGLPIDKLVIASNLNDILTRVMNTGAHTLGEVHPTMSPSMDIQISSNFERLLFDLYDRDGKAIADLMNQLTETGTFTLGQAQREKALKLFTAQRVDEEQTLKTIEKVYQQSEKLIDPHTAVGVEAAWREQDAATDKSTPMVTLSTAHPAKFPDNVEKATGTRPPLPQHMLDLYDREERFTVLPNDLETVTTHIRKTLAAESQTV; from the coding sequence GTGCGTTACATCAGTACTCGTGGATCAGCCGAACTTGTCGATTTCGAAGGCGCCCTCATGACCGGCCTCGCCCGTGATGGCGGCCTCTACGTCCCCGAAACGTGGCCCACTTTCTCCGCCGATGACCTCCGCGCAATGCGAGGCCTCTCATACCCCGAAATCGCCTTCCGCGTTATGAAGCCTTTCGTCAGCCCATGCATCCCCGACGAAGACTTCAAGAAGATCATCGATGAGTCATACGCAACCTTCGTCGATCACTCCGTCGCACCCCTCTCACAGCTCGGCCCAAACCTTTGGCTCATGGAGCTCTATCACGGCCCAACCCTCGCATTCAAAGACGTGGCCATGCAAGTTCTCGGCCGTCTCTACGACTATGTCCTCAATAAACGCGATAAACGCATCACCGTCGTCGGCGCAACCTCAGGCGACACAGGCTCCGCAGCCATCGAAGCAATCCGTGGCCGCTCGCGTGCATCCATCTTCATCATGCACCCCAACAACCGCACCTCCGAAGTGCAGCGACGCCAGATGACAACCGTCGATGCAAACAACGTCCACAACATCGCCATCGAAGGCACCTTCGACGACTGTCAAAACCTTCTCAAAGCCATGTTCAACGATCACGACTTCCGTGACGAGATCAAAATCTCAGGCGTCAACTCAATCAACTGGGCGCGCATCATGCCTCAGATGGTGTACTACGTCGCAGCCGCTGTCTCCCTCGGCGCTCCCGATCGCACCATCAACTTCACCGTCCCCACCGGCAACTTCGGCGACATCTTCGCTGGCTACGCCGCAAAACAAATCGGCCTCCCCATCGACAAGCTCGTCATCGCATCCAACCTCAACGACATCCTCACCCGCGTCATGAACACCGGCGCTCACACCCTCGGCGAAGTTCACCCAACCATGTCCCCATCAATGGACATCCAAATCTCATCCAACTTCGAACGTCTCCTCTTCGACCTCTACGACAGAGACGGCAAAGCCATCGCTGACCTCATGAACCAACTCACCGAAACAGGCACCTTCACCCTCGGCCAAGCCCAGCGTGAAAAAGCACTCAAACTCTTCACCGCTCAACGCGTCGATGAAGAGCAAACACTCAAGACCATCGAAAAAGTCTATCAACAAAGCGAAAAACTCATCGACCCCCACACCGCCGTCGGCGTCGAAGCAGCGTGGCGCGAACAAGACGCAGCCACCGACAAGTCCACACCTATGGTCACCTTGTCCACTGCTCACCCCGCCAAGTTCCCAGACAACGTCGAGAAAGCAACCGGCACCCGTCCCCCACTCCCACAACACATGCTCGACCTCTACGATCGCGAAGAACGTTTCACCGTTCTGCCAAACGATCTCGAGACAGTCACCACCCACATCCGCAAAACCCTCGCCGCCGAATCGCAAACCGTCTAA
- a CDS encoding gamma-glutamyl-gamma-aminobutyrate hydrolase family protein, producing MSVIIGITVDTKDNTWDSGKYQSGLGYSNYVAEAGGIPILLPQRVELVKEYVDLCDGMIFTGGDDLDMAKFGHEQHPKSNLLCQKRQEFETALYNEIHKDSEYPVLAICLGMQLMALMHGGKINQCLPETLESHAKHMNDLKHPVELVVNDSVLNDVTGLTTSYHRQAIEDPGDLRIVARDEDGTVEAIDDPSKPFYLGVQWHPERSARDACGLGTIALVVEAARRYKASRAGSQAQPR from the coding sequence ATGTCAGTCATTATTGGAATTACCGTAGATACAAAAGACAACACCTGGGACTCAGGCAAATATCAGTCTGGGCTGGGTTACTCGAATTACGTCGCTGAAGCGGGCGGGATCCCGATCCTGTTGCCACAGCGCGTTGAGTTGGTGAAAGAGTACGTCGATTTGTGCGATGGCATGATCTTCACCGGCGGCGACGATTTAGATATGGCCAAATTCGGGCATGAACAGCATCCGAAGTCGAATCTGCTTTGCCAAAAGAGGCAAGAGTTCGAGACGGCTTTGTACAACGAGATACATAAAGATTCGGAGTATCCGGTCTTGGCGATCTGTCTGGGTATGCAGTTAATGGCGTTAATGCATGGCGGGAAGATCAATCAGTGTTTACCTGAAACGCTAGAGTCACATGCGAAACACATGAATGATTTGAAGCATCCAGTGGAGCTGGTTGTGAATGACTCGGTGCTGAATGATGTGACGGGTTTGACGACTAGCTATCACAGGCAGGCGATTGAAGATCCGGGTGATCTGCGAATTGTTGCGCGTGATGAAGATGGGACGGTTGAGGCGATTGATGACCCGAGTAAGCCGTTCTATTTGGGGGTGCAGTGGCATCCGGAGCGGAGTGCGCGAGATGCGTGCGGACTTGGGACTATTGCTTTGGTTGTTGAGGCTGCTCGTCGCTATAAAGCCAGCCGTGCAGGATCACAAGCGCAACCCCGATAA
- a CDS encoding TraR/DksA family transcriptional regulator — MAKKKATKKKVAKKAASKKKVAKKAATKKAATKKAVVKKAATKKAATKKAVVKKAATKKAVTKKAATKKKVAKKKVAKKAVVAKKAATKKAVTKKAAAKKAATKKVTKKKSTASKTRRKPIIPKAQEEEVIDNFLIELTEDELKKIDSGLSAADLEEFTELLLEKREEIIGDVEHMESARDKAGNLSNMPLHMADVGTDNYEQEFTLGLMESERRLLRDIDAALLRVRNGTYGICVQSGKPIQRVRLEIKPWAKYSIEVARERERRGLPI; from the coding sequence TTGGCTAAGAAAAAAGCGACCAAGAAGAAAGTTGCCAAGAAGGCAGCCAGCAAGAAGAAGGTAGCCAAGAAAGCTGCAACGAAGAAAGCCGCCACCAAAAAAGCGGTCGTTAAGAAAGCTGCAACGAAGAAAGCCGCCACCAAAAAAGCGGTCGTTAAGAAGGCTGCCACGAAAAAGGCTGTGACTAAGAAAGCTGCTACCAAAAAGAAAGTGGCAAAGAAGAAAGTGGCCAAAAAAGCAGTCGTTGCCAAGAAAGCCGCGACTAAAAAAGCCGTCACGAAAAAGGCCGCCGCCAAAAAAGCAGCAACCAAAAAAGTGACTAAAAAGAAATCGACAGCGTCCAAAACCCGACGCAAACCCATCATCCCAAAAGCTCAGGAAGAGGAAGTTATCGATAATTTCCTTATCGAGCTCACAGAAGATGAACTCAAAAAAATCGATTCTGGCCTAAGTGCCGCCGACCTCGAAGAATTCACCGAGCTTCTCCTCGAAAAACGTGAAGAAATTATCGGCGACGTCGAGCATATGGAGTCCGCACGCGATAAAGCAGGCAACCTCTCCAACATGCCGCTACACATGGCCGACGTCGGTACTGACAATTACGAGCAAGAGTTCACTCTCGGCCTCATGGAGTCTGAACGCCGACTCCTCCGCGATATCGACGCCGCTCTCCTGCGCGTCCGCAACGGAACCTACGGCATCTGTGTCCAGTCAGGCAAACCGATTCAACGTGTCCGCCTCGAAATCAAACCATGGGCCAAGTACTCAATTGAAGTTGCCCGTGAACGTGAACGCCGCGGCCTGCCGATCTGA
- a CDS encoding prepilin-type N-terminal cleavage/methylation domain-containing protein, with the protein MVLLRNTQRKAFTLIELLVVISIIALLIGILLPALGAARKTAQKIQCGSNQKQLGVAAYVYLNDSDDFLMPSQTQWGMASTTNRKYWAGIMNSSGIIKSGEFFMCPGWTPAREDLLLNINVNDPTDLGYFKTDYGYNWGNLGTMYRSVSSYKTHTVPGPGSWYGAAPDWVPYTHKMVEVKKPTSTIMFADSFNPKWNLTGDEAGIFQIHDSYNNLNTYEVHPRHQNAANVTFADGHVESRSTPWKPDADGVARAVEDSAYAENALGDSYLIRIGTQEAENIWDIN; encoded by the coding sequence ATGGTTTTGTTGCGAAACACACAGCGTAAAGCATTTACACTAATTGAACTTCTTGTCGTTATTTCTATTATCGCATTGCTTATCGGTATCTTGCTGCCAGCCTTAGGTGCGGCTCGCAAAACAGCCCAAAAAATTCAGTGCGGAAGTAATCAAAAGCAATTGGGGGTTGCGGCTTACGTCTACCTCAATGACTCAGATGACTTCCTTATGCCTTCTCAGACCCAATGGGGCATGGCGAGCACAACCAATCGTAAGTATTGGGCTGGTATCATGAACTCAAGCGGCATTATCAAGAGTGGTGAATTTTTCATGTGCCCGGGCTGGACACCTGCACGTGAAGATCTTCTTTTGAATATTAATGTCAACGATCCAACTGACCTTGGCTATTTTAAAACAGACTACGGTTACAACTGGGGCAACCTAGGTACAATGTACCGCTCCGTGTCGTCGTATAAAACACATACGGTCCCAGGCCCTGGCAGCTGGTACGGTGCCGCTCCTGATTGGGTCCCATACACACACAAAATGGTTGAAGTAAAGAAGCCAACAAGCACAATCATGTTTGCTGACTCATTCAATCCTAAGTGGAATTTGACTGGTGACGAAGCAGGTATTTTCCAGATCCACGACTCATACAACAACCTGAACACTTACGAGGTTCATCCTCGCCACCAGAATGCGGCTAACGTAACTTTTGCTGACGGTCACGTTGAAAGCAGATCAACACCATGGAAGCCAGATGCAGATGGTGTCGCACGAGCCGTAGAAGATTCTGCATATGCTGAAAATGCACTTGGCGATTCATACCTAATCCGTATCGGCACGCAAGAAGCAGAAAACATCTGGGACATCAACTAA
- the lspA gene encoding signal peptidase II — MNPENTQPSPPSPPSPASGTPTPSLCAYKSPRAIIVFLAATITLLAADLLIKHYAFEYVAPHPVDILAAAPDMTPTEYPSLSTDAKRYQIYVFPTAADRIPTREEPVVVIPYLLNLQLTLNTGAVFGLGKGARPIFIAISLIALVVISLFFARSPAKSRLFHLGLACILAGALGNLYDRAVYSAVRDMFHMLPTTRLYPWIFNLADVQLLIGVALVILHGWLYSDEQPQQPKQ; from the coding sequence TTGAACCCTGAAAACACACAACCATCTCCTCCATCCCCCCCGTCTCCCGCAAGTGGCACCCCAACGCCCAGCCTCTGTGCCTACAAATCCCCACGCGCCATCATCGTCTTTCTTGCCGCGACTATAACCCTCCTCGCCGCAGACCTGCTCATCAAGCACTACGCATTCGAGTACGTTGCGCCGCATCCGGTCGACATTCTCGCCGCCGCTCCTGACATGACGCCCACCGAATACCCCTCGCTCTCAACCGACGCCAAACGCTATCAAATCTACGTATTCCCAACCGCTGCCGATCGCATCCCAACACGAGAAGAACCCGTCGTTGTGATCCCCTACCTCCTCAATCTTCAACTCACGCTCAACACCGGCGCCGTTTTCGGCCTCGGCAAGGGCGCGCGACCGATCTTCATCGCAATCTCTCTGATCGCCCTTGTTGTCATCTCGCTTTTCTTTGCACGATCACCCGCCAAATCCCGCCTCTTCCACCTAGGTCTCGCCTGTATCCTCGCCGGTGCACTCGGCAACCTCTACGACCGCGCAGTCTACAGCGCTGTCCGCGACATGTTTCACATGCTGCCAACAACACGACTCTATCCATGGATCTTCAATTTAGCTGACGTCCAGCTGCTTATCGGGGTTGCGCTTGTGATCCTGCACGGCTGGCTTTATAGCGACGAGCAGCCTCAACAACCAAAGCAATAG